The window tggatgctgcagcccggggaggctgAGGAGCGtcgcgccgccgcccggctcaCCGTGGCTCTTCTGCCCGCCCTTAACCAGGTGTCGGCGGTGCTGGGCGGTGGGCAGGGCAGCCCTCCCGACGCTTGGGCGCAGGCACTGCGCCTCGGCCTCGACGGCTGCCACCGCCTCTACCCCGTGCTGCGGCAGAGCCTGCTGCGGGCTGCCCGACGCCGCGATGCTGCCGCTGCCACTACTGCCTGACTGGTGATGCCTAGGTGTCCCCCATCTCGGGATGGGGTCATCTCCCAGAGCCCATCCAAGCTGCCCTCAGTGCTGCCAGAGTCCCCTGGAGCCTGCCTGATCCACGCCTCACGCTACCGGAGACACCCCAGAGCCTGCCCAAGCCAGCCCTTGTGCTGCCAGAGACATGCCAGAGCTGCCCACACAGGTGGAGGCCCAAGAAACCTGCCCGAGGACACTGTAGCCTGCCTCCCCCCCACCGCTGGAGAGCCCCCAAAGCAGCCCCCACACTGCCTGAGCACCCTGGAGCCTGCCTGAGGAGCCCCCATGTCGCAGGAGACTCCTCCCAAGTGGCCCCACAGGACCCAAGCAGCCTTGCACACTGCTGGAGCCCCACAAGAACAGCCTCCATACTGCTTCAGCTGCCAGAgcctgcctgcaccagccccaCGCTGCCGGACCCTGCCTGAGACCTCCCTCCAAGCAGCTGCCTGCACTGTGGGACCCCACACCCCACCCTGGGGTGGCCCCAGCACCAGGGCCGAGACCCTCGCACTGAGCTGCCCACCACGACCATCCATGCAGGCAAGGTCCAGGCAGCACTGGGCAGGAACCACATTGTGGCACAGACTGCTCATCCCTTTGACCTCCTGCCCAGGCAGTGCTTCAGGGTGGCAGAGatgtgttttgttggggttttttttataataaatcaGGTTTTTATGGTGAGTCTTCTGCCTGTGTGGCTCTGCTGAGGCCTCTGCCAGCCGCGGGCAGAGGTGGAAGGCCACCAAGCATCGGAGTGACCCCCCTCTGCTCCCGTTGTCCTTCCCTGAGGGGTGCGGagggagctgggtgctgccttGGGCTCTGGTTATTCCTGGGGTTGGAGAGGAGCTGGTCCTGTCTGCCCAGCTGCACTGCGCCAGGCTGGTAGGGAATATTCTGGGTAAAGGCAGTGATTAATGTTTCCATTGAGaaacagggcagagctgtgctcctcctgcctctgggTTGAGTTGTGGGGAAGGCAGCATTCTAGAAAGCCCCCAGAGCCTAGGGTACACAAAATTGGGTACAAAAATTACATGTGCTCTTCAGACGGTTAAAAACTGCATCGGAGTCAAATAaccagagaaaagaaatacaaattattttcctttccaacacAATACACTCTTTTACGAGAGCAAATTAGAAATACAGAACATGTTCCTACCAGCGAGAGAAGGATGACCTAGAAACAAGGGACACTGAACCAAGATGCAATGTtggggagcacggggtggggggaaccACGACTTCCTTGGGCACAGGTGAGGAGCCCTGGCAAAGCTGCTCATGGGAGTCCTGCTGACCGCAAACGCGATCCATGGCCAAGAACAGCAAGCAGTAAACCAGTACGGAAAACCCATTTGTGAGCAGGGGCAACTGGGAGCAATTGGGTTTGCATCACCTGTTGCTGGCCCTGCAGCCAGCATCAGAGCTGGGCTCAGCACCACCCCTCCATCCCAAAATCCCACAAAAGCCCTTGGAGCTGTCTCAGGGTGGTCTCTCCTTCCCATGGCATCATGGTGGGATGCCGAGCAGCTCTGAAAGCCTTCCTGGGCTGTACCCACACCTATTGAACCTTGCTGAACCAGTTCCCCGGGGGGGTCTGAAGCATGGAGGCAGCAGGTGGGCTTGCAGGGCCGGGGAGGTTGGGATGTGACCTGTGCCATAAGGGCTGAGAGACCCAGAGTGCTTTCTCTGCACCCTACAGCACCCTATGGGTGGGGGGATGCTTGCACACAAGGCAGTTGGGATTTGGGATGCTCCTTTGGGATATGGTCCTTTTTttgctcctcccctccctgccctggccatgTCTGCTTATCCCTAGGTctgaaaataggaggaaaaagaaaacaagcgcACTTGAACACAAAGACTTCTCTCGCCACGGCTGGCCAGCGTCTCGCAGGGGTGGGATGTGGGGCTGCCGGCGCCGGCGGCAGGGGATGGCCGTGCCGAGAGCGGGCACCTCGTGTCGTGCGTGGCACTAGCTGGAAGCCTCAAAAGAAATACGAACACAAGACGGGAAGAGTTGGCCACACACGGAGGCCATGGCATCCCAGTCCATCTACTGGCTCCCCTCGGGATCTGACATGTGGTTTTTCACCTGCAAGGAGAAACACACAGGGTGGCTGTCCTCTGATGTGCCTGGGCAGCAGGATCAaacccagcaccctgcctggcactgggacCCCCGGGGTCCTGCACCCAGCTGGGGGATGTGGGTGCAGGAGCAACAGCTTTGATAAAAGATACTTCTACTCTAAGGAGTTTttttgcagcctgtgctgctggagtAATGCGTGCCCAGAGGTTTGCTGCAGCGTGCTGGGGGCTATCCCGGAGGTGTGGGCAGTTGTAGGCCTAGCACGCAGCCGGGACAGCTGGGGGACCCTGATGGAGCATCTCCTCTGCTCCAGGCATCCCCCACCAGGACCTGCATGGGCAGCAAGTGGGgatgaattttaggaaagcagagAACctggtgcaggatctggccctccTCTTACCGTCTCCTCTGTGTCTGTGCTCTCCTCGGCACTGTCGATGTTGCGCAGGTCGCTGTGCCTGTCAGCTCctgtcccctccttcccccagggcTCCCGTGACCCCTCTCCCACTGGGGATGGTGACTCTGCCCCTGCCTCAACCCTCTTCTTCTCACTCTCCTTGGACCCTGCAAGGACAGAGACAGCAGAAATTTGGGGTACCTGTGCAAACATCAGCCCTGTCCTCGCCGGGTCCCCTCATGCCAAAGGGCTGGACTCTGCCCTGCCAGCCAGGGAATTTGCCCAGTGAGCTCTGGATGCCGAGCTCCCTCCTGGGCACGCAGGGAAGGGCCTCTTACACCCAGCTCGGGGTCTAGGCTCACATGCACCCACAGGCTGCCCAGCAGGCACACGTGTGTCGGAGGGTCTACAGCCCATCCCCTCACCCGTGAGACGCTCTCTCCGCTGGTCCATGCGGTCCAGGCTCTCCAGCAGACTGTCCACTTGCGCCTTGatctggctcagctcccccttgATGGAGTGCAGCTCTTCGGCCCgcactgcagggagaggagctgtTAGGATCCCACCCTGCCCTACAGCCTGCCCGGAGCCAGGGGAACATGGCATCCTGGACAGCCACTTCTGGAGCATCCTCCTCTCCAGAGGATCCTCCCCACTGGGCATCCTTGGGGAACGGGGACGGGTCCAGGGGACAGCCACTAGCCCAGCGCAGTCCAGGCTGtgtctgctggagctggggactCGTAGCAACAGGGTTAGCACTGAGCAGGACTTTCGGGCACCAGCATGGCTCTAACGCACCGAGACACCAGGGCCGagccccctcttcctcccagccccatcGCACTTACACTTTGTCCGTCCCACCATGGAGCTGGTGCTGCTCCTCGCCCCAGGTTGGGGGCTCAGGCTGCTTTTGCTTCCTGCTCCCACATGAGTTCGTCTGGCCTTGACTGGGATGCGGTTAATGAGGGGGGGGATCTTCTGGTACTCGTACACCCTGTAAGGGCACAAGAGCATAGTGGTGTGAGCATGGCCCTGGAGGTGCAGCAGCAGGCCCTGCCAGCCAGGAGAGCATCTCTCAGGTTCCCTCCGCAGTGAAGGAACTCCAACCTGGGCATTGCCCAGCCCACATGCTGCCCCTGCCCCATGAACCCCATCCCCAAGGCCCCCGGCCTGGGGGAAGCTGCAGCATACATGCCCCTTGAAGGGGACAATGCCACTGACCCTCTCCCGGAGGTGAGGGTCGGATGCCCAGGGACACCCTGCTTTTCGCCTTTGGCAGAGGTGCAACTGCACGCCAAACCCACATGTGCTCAGCCCACCTCGCTCGTGGAATGCTGCGCTCACCGGTACGGGAAGTCGTCCCTATAGAGATCGTAGTCCAGGTCACAGTTACTGctgcaggagggggagagaggagaacaaGTCACCCACTCTGCAGGGCCATGGACGCCCCGGAGCAGCCATGGCTGGGCACAGCAGGGCACCCACGCAGCGTccatccccagccccagggagtgGGAGGCATCCCAGAGGGTACCGTGCAagctgcctgggctgcagcacagcccaagGAGGTGGCTGTGCCATGGCAGGGGCTTGCCCTGGACCCAAGCAAGGGTGTTGGGCGTGATGGAGAGAGcccccggggcagcagcagcagactcTGCTGTCAGAAAGCTGCATTTAGAGTGCCCCGATGTTAAATTTCATGGTCCCTGGCTCCACGCACACGCTGCCGGCTCTCTCGGCTCCAAATTAAGAAGCAATCTGTCAACGGATTGCCTCCAATGCGGGCAGCCGACGTGCCGGTAATAAATCATGCGCCGTGGACCAGGagtgggggggaggaggaggaggaaagatgcTGAAGCTCATTTTGCTGCTTCAGCTCTTGTGGAGTCAGGAAGCGTAGGATTAAGCCTAACCTGAGGGGAGACAAAGCCGTGCTCAGAGCATTGCTGGGAGTGGGGAGCCTTCCCCAGGCACACTGCCGGGAATGGGGGGACCAGGACAAGGGCCCCCAGGGCTCTAGATTTTGCTGCAGAGGAGCCTGTTGCCACGGGACTGATGCTGGAGCTTGGAGAGAGCTGAAGgtctgctggggtggggaggcTAACGGGCAACCTGGGCTTGCCCAGCCCAGGAGGCAGCTTGGAGCCCATCACAGGGCAAAGGCAGGGGATGTCCCACCCAAAGGCAGCAGgtcccacccagccctgctgccaccctgcCTTTGGGTGGGATTAGTCAAGAATAATCCACGTGGGGCGCAGCCCGCAAGCGCCAGCCCTCCTGGTAAGGGtgagcaggcagccctggggtgccAGGACCTGCCTGCTCCTGTTCTTTGCACCTGGGGATATTCTGGAAGCTTTCGCTCCAGCCTCACTGCTTTCCAAGTTTTCATCGCTGTGACGGGGATGGCGAGCCCTTCGCATCCCCACCTCCCGCTCGTCACCCGCAGAGGAAGGTCACAACCTGccttggggaagaggggaatGGGCAGCCGGAGGGGAGTCCCAACCCATGCACGGGGCACAGGGAAGGTGCCAGCTCCaatggctgctgctgcctgcagcccatgCCGAAAGGGATGGGGATGCCACAGGCCACCCCCTGCCATGGGAACACCAGTGGCTCTGTGAGACACCCAGTCCTGGGGTCCAGTGCCCAGCCAGGGGCACAGCAAGGGTTTTCCCGGCTCAGTTCTTTGCTCAGAGCATcccctgggaagagcaaaagcagcagtTGCCACGCTCCAGCAGCCTGAGGGGACTGgcggtccctgccctgccagcgctGCATCCCTCTGGCGCCATGGCAACGGGCAGAGCAATTAGTTCAATCAGGGCATTCGCAAAAAGCTCTCTAACGAGACAAACGGAGCCCAGCTCCGGTCCCCTCCTCACCACACGCCTGCTGAGCTGGGGAGCTGAAAGCACGCAGGGATGGGGACCTGCTCTTCTGCTACATTCAGTGCCACCATCACCATCATCTGCCATCGTCAGGACCATCACCACCCTTATGTGCCTCTGCAAGGGTGTCTGTCTCCCCAGGAACAGCATTTAAAGGCCAGAACGGCAACCAGCATCGACAACTGTAACAGGCGTAGAGACTATGGGGCTCTGCTCTTCTCCTGGCACCTTCAGATGGGGAAGGAGGATCTCCACACCCCACCGGCAACGCACATCGGGTGGGACTCAGCGAGGACTCCAGCTGTTATTGGTGCAGCCAGGCAATGCTCCAAGAACCCCATCGGGATGGGGCAAGGACATCACACGGACCCATGTCCACCACCGTGAGCATGCAGCTGGAATAGTCTGAGGAGCGAGTGATggagagcagggggaggaagaggagccagGCGTGGGACAGTCCCCAGCCCAAATTGGCCCCCCTTGATGCAGCCCCCGCCCCACGCGCCGGCACTCACTGGtacaggctgctgctgtgctgccgCTTCTGGCCCAGCCTGGCCCGGCTCGGCTTGGGTTCCCTGGCCATGTCCAAAtctgaggggagagaggaggggaatgAGTactgggaagaaaaggggaagccAACATGCTACCCCACATGGACTTGTCTCCAGCATCAGCTTCCCAGGGGCTCCTGGCCACACTcctctcctggctggaggcaTCCTACTCCAGAGCACCCACAGGACGAGCCTGAGGCCAGCAGCTCTCTCTAGATTTAAGCTTTTGGAGAAGGACAGGAGCAGCCCAGGGTTGTGCTGGGACATGGagctgctccaccagcagcctCTTCCCACGGGTGCCCCATGCACAGCATTGCCCTGTCCCCCTGAGCCCAAGCCCGTCCAAGGCCGGGCAGGCTCCAGTTAGGGTGGCAGAAAGCACCTCTGATGATGAGAGTAATTAACCCCCAGAGACATTTCCCACCGCCACGGTGAATCTGCCTTCACTACTGCTCCTGCTGGGCAGCATGGCCATTTTTCGGAGACCCCCGGGCCAGCAGGACATCGTCGAGTGCTGCCCACCACAGatgggtgctggggatgggggaagcCCCGCACCCAGCCACTTCACGCTCCTGAAGGCTGCTGAGACGCGTGCAATGCCGAGATGCGGGGCGGAGATGCCTCTGGACATGCGGCTCGGCGATGCCACATCACAACTCCCTGGTGATGTTCTTCACCCCTTCTTAGGATTTCACAGCCAACGTCCATATAAAAGCTGGCTTGAATCTATTTTCTCAGTATACATTTAAGAGCCACCAATGCAAAGCTTTACTAACACCcccatat is drawn from Mycteria americana isolate JAX WOST 10 ecotype Jacksonville Zoo and Gardens chromosome 8, USCA_MyAme_1.0, whole genome shotgun sequence and contains these coding sequences:
- the LOC142413825 gene encoding RNA-binding Raly-like protein yields the protein MTLFGSGDAGWRYLDMAREPKPSRARLGQKRQHSSSLYHSNCDLDYDLYRDDFPYRVYEYQKIPPLINRIPVKARRTHVGAGSKSSLSPQPGARSSTSSMVGRTKLRAEELHSIKGELSQIKAQVDSLLESLDRMDQRRERLTGSKESEKKRVEAGAESPSPVGEGSREPWGKEGTGADRHSDLRNIDSAEESTDTEETVKNHMSDPEGSQ